One Pomacea canaliculata isolate SZHN2017 linkage group LG1, ASM307304v1, whole genome shotgun sequence genomic window, TTGTCAAGTTGTGAAGGATGCAGCCAGTCAGAATTTAGAGCTCATGCTAATGAGCTATTGTTACGAAAGGAAGACTTTTGTCCCAGCAACCAGTGCAGTGACACCAGATGAGAAATGAAGCACCGGACATCAACAAAAGACTGTTTATAAAGTATCTCATGCAATggctttttatttcattgaccTCTTTCATTGACCTGTTGTCAGCTGCACTCTCCTTTCCCCTTTTAGAAGTGACAAAGGGAATAGATTGTACAAAACCAGCAATTCTTGCTTTTTGTAACATAGCACTGGTCTGTTTTTGTCTTGCTGTCTTGTGCAAAGAGTGATGTCATTTGACCTGACTGGCTGAAGGGTACTGCTCCATCTGTTTGCCTTGCCTGTGCACTTTGGTGTCTCTTGTTGATCGGTGCTGTTTGCATTATTTAGTTCTGGATTTTCTTCTATACCTTTGCCAAGTTTGTTTTCCACCAATAGACCACTTCATCCACTAAGATTCTTTATATCCTATACTTCATTTTGGCCATCTTGTCTAAAGTTGTTCAGTTTATAACATTAATTACCTCTACTTCACTGCAATTTTCctgcttttttcttaaacagGGATGATACAGTTTTTGCTTCATCCAATATACAAATCAATGCACTGTACAAATGACCTTAGTTATTATAAGTTAGTACCTTTGAGTGTAGATTCTCTAAACTGAGAAGTGTACCTTCTAAATAGCCTCAACCTAAAGCTGAGACCTAGGTAAGCTCACATTAACCCGGAATGACCATTGACAGGTAATGTGCTCCATGTTGGTGATCACATTCCATGGCACCAGCCATTAGATGGAATGGGAAAGTCACGGATTCAGCACATGCTAGTTGCAGAAGAACCACAGCTCCTTGACTTAGACACGCCTTATGGGATGGCTCAGTTTAGGCAGGTCAGTATTAAGGTTAACATACCATTATCATTCGAGCAAAAACTTCCCCATCATTGTGATTTGAATGGCTAATCTGTTCATCTTTGTTAAATGGCATCGTTAACAATAATACAGTGTTAATTTGATGATGGAGTTTTCAGTGGTACCATTCAGTTTATGATGGTTTATACCGTCTGAGATATAGGTTGGTTCTTATAATCTGGTTGCATCTTAATAGAAGGCTTGTCACTTAGTAACTTTTGTGTAAAGTGCCAAATGTTGTAtgtaattttagaaaataattgttttcattggCATTCTTAAACAGATTGTTGGAGTAACCGACGAAGAAGTTAAGTCAGCACAGCGTTGGAAAGGAGCAGGTATATTAGAACTTCTTGCAAAGGACCTCATGTAAGTGAAGTGAAAGTAATGAGTTTGAATCAGATTGCCTGTGCTTCACATATTCATTCACAATGCAAAAATACGtttttttaagagaaagaaaataggcAAGCACAAAGGAGACCAGCAATATCActgtcttatttattaattcattcatttattctctttcttgtatatctaaaattattgtaatttgtATGTAAGCATAAAAATTTGTGATGACAGTGTCTTATGGTTTgattcattaatttcttttcttgtgtgatctaaaattatcatttgttatctgcgagcaatatatatatatgcatatgaaTAGTATATGACCAAGTTCAGCAATTAATAAACTAAGTAGCTATGTCACTGAATCTgatttcattgtgtgtgtgccatTTTATCTGACATAAGTAACTTTGTTTCGGTAAAACAGATCTgcatgtgaacattttttgtaactttttttaaaatttgatcactttttctttcattagtCATTTCTCTTTACAGGGTCGGGCCATATTTTATCACCGACTTGGCCCGAGACCAGTCCATCTTTGATCGCAACCCCTCTCTTGTGCAGTTGGTTGATGAGGGCATTGAAAGAGATGGGTCTAATCTTGGACATGTCACAGCACTTTGTGCATGGTTCAACATGAATGAGGAAGCACTGTAAGTGCTTGAAAAATTAAAGTCTGTCTGCAAATatttaattgcatttttttttatttcaagggAATTGGATTATTCCAGAGTCATCACATAATCTTGTTTtggtttgatttgtttttcatatgtgataattaattaaatagatAAAATAAGTCAGTGTTTTTAAAATCGTGCATCATTTATGTCAGTTGTGAGAAGAGAGTTGTTTGCTTCGTTTATATCTAGGACTGAAGCCGGAAAAGGAAAGACAGGATGTGGTATCTGCACTCAGGTAGGAGGTGGAGAAGCAGAAAACCAGGTTTTCCAAggaaaaagggagaaagttGGATCTGGAGACAAAAAAGGTGGTGGTGATTCAGCCCCATCATCCTTACCCAGAACGGACATTCCTAAAAACAAGGATAGTATCAAGCAACCTACTTCTGGGATTGAGCAGCCTGACAGCACCCTTAAAGCTGATGCTAATGGGGAGCAGGAAGATCCAACCCCTGGAGAAAGCACACTAGTGACACCAGATGAGGAGCAGCCTGTCTTTGTTAACATCGATGCCATTCATTTGCTGTTTGACTCAGAAGCTGCTGAGCTGCTGCCTCTTATTGTAAAGTAGGTTTCAAAAGTCTGAACTCTATGGGTGGTTCAAGTCATTCTTATGTTAcctcttttttgtgtgtgaaattgAGTTTATGAAATATCTGTGCAGTTTGTTGGGAAAATTAGTCCCATAATGATAATAGATTAATGACGTCTTCTAGCTACTTTCTATTGCTTATcagtttttactttgttgtttcaAGAGTGATGATattgttttctctgcttttttattCAGAGGACGTCTGGGGAAGGGAcggttctttatttttcataatgcTGAAGGACAGGCTATCCATTTTGTGCCTCCTGAGCTTGCCtcacaagaaaatattgtgGTTTCACCTGAAGAACCTATGAAATGCTCAGGCCAGTATCTTCAGGTATAAATACATCTTTTGATCCCTGTCAAATTAGGAATTGCTCTCTGATTGATAGACTTTTGACTGACAACaatattttgatgattttaaaaattatattatggCATTATTAAGTGCTAGGTTGTATTTCAGCAGAATGTCTTACAAAATCTTTTGTCGTAAaaccaaaaatgtttcttgcaaGAAGCCAGATTGCACACCAGAATTCTAACAAAGCAGTTTTTATCAAAAGGTATATCAACAAATGATATTTGATATAAAGTGTGTAAAcaataaattcttatttttttatgcatccTCTACATTGTATGgcttgcagtttttattttggctGCCTAAACTTTGAGTATAAAATTTGTGTTGCAGCTGTTTTGCTCCAATGCATTGATGGATGAAATCATGGAAGAATTTGGCTACCTACAGAATGCTGACAAAGTAAGGCAGTAATACTGTCATTTAGATTAAAGGGATtgtagtggggtggggtgagtgtCAGGGTTATGTACTACTTTAATTCAATCTCACTTTATATCTGATCAATCCCTTGCTGACGACACTCAGGTGTGTACCAGCTGTTCTCCTCATCTAGAGCatccaagattgtatt contains:
- the LOC112558267 gene encoding suppressor of fused homolog; protein product: MEGKEQTFETAETDHGPESSLPGDLEEDSSSEGSADGYDELNDLDCFGIEAIDRACMLLYPDQPNPIQAEAVMKYWLGGPHPLDYISMYSNDGDENLGVPPHWHYITYGFTDLHGDDRVHSYTGRGMPSGFGFELTFRLKKVEGEQTAPMWPTSLLNKLAAYVFHTGNVLHVGDHIPWHQPLDGMGKSRIQHMLVAEEPQLLDLDTPYGMAQFRQIVGVTDEEVKSAQRWKGAGILELLAKDLMVGPYFITDLARDQSIFDRNPSLVQLVDEGIERDGSNLGHVTALCAWFNMNEEALTEAGKGKTGCGICTQVGGGEAENQVFQGKREKVGSGDKKGGGDSAPSSLPRTDIPKNKDSIKQPTSGIEQPDSTLKADANGEQEDPTPGESTLVTPDEEQPVFVNIDAIHLLFDSEAAELLPLIVKGRLGKGRFFIFHNAEGQAIHFVPPELASQENIVVSPEEPMKCSGQYLQLFCSNALMDEIMEEFGYLQNADKTKTGTKDIKLKELPITIKVLQKGGPLNPQQF